A stretch of the Desulfobacter sp. genome encodes the following:
- a CDS encoding ABC transporter permease subunit (The N-terminal region of this protein, as described by TIGR01726, is a three transmembrane segment that identifies a subfamily of ABC transporter permease subunits, which specificities that include histidine, arginine, glutamine, glutamate, L-cystine (sic), the opines (in Agrobacterium) octopine and nopaline, etc.): MAQKISNIKRLSNPTAYTLSVIGFIALVFLVVGAVYSATIAVDYQWRWFKIPKYFVYTENITIYAESDGEIEAISANNEKFDITVKDEEGTQTYTVPKGSFDWDEGDMVSPGDVVAEYKGDKKPGILAKGLWLTLKISFISTILGILLGIIGGVARVSDTPILKWSAITYVEIIRGSPLLVQIMIFYFVLGTTINKILAMNGLPTLHPEWYGIMALSIFTGAYVVEIVRAGIEAIHPGQVEAARSQGMTYFQSMFHIILPQALKTILPPLAGQFINLIKDSSLLGLISVVELTKATREGITTSLQTFELWFLCALLYLSMTFTLSMFVQYLERRTSTK; the protein is encoded by the coding sequence ATGGCACAAAAAATATCCAATATCAAGCGATTGAGCAACCCCACAGCATACACCCTGTCTGTTATCGGGTTTATTGCACTGGTATTCTTAGTGGTCGGGGCGGTCTACTCGGCAACCATTGCAGTTGATTACCAGTGGCGCTGGTTCAAGATCCCCAAATACTTTGTATACACCGAAAATATCACCATTTATGCCGAATCAGACGGCGAAATTGAAGCAATTTCGGCCAACAATGAAAAATTTGACATCACGGTCAAAGATGAAGAAGGAACCCAGACCTACACCGTTCCCAAAGGCTCCTTTGACTGGGATGAAGGAGACATGGTCTCTCCCGGAGACGTGGTTGCAGAGTACAAGGGAGATAAGAAACCCGGTATCCTGGCCAAGGGACTCTGGCTGACCCTGAAAATTTCTTTTATCTCCACTATTTTAGGCATTCTTTTAGGCATTATCGGCGGAGTGGCCAGGGTATCTGATACTCCCATACTCAAATGGTCGGCCATCACCTATGTGGAAATTATCCGGGGCTCCCCCCTTCTGGTCCAGATCATGATATTTTATTTTGTGCTGGGTACCACCATCAATAAAATTTTGGCCATGAACGGACTGCCCACCCTTCATCCGGAATGGTACGGAATCATGGCATTGTCCATATTCACCGGCGCCTATGTGGTTGAAATTGTAAGGGCAGGCATTGAAGCCATTCATCCTGGACAGGTGGAAGCGGCAAGGTCCCAGGGCATGACCTATTTTCAATCCATGTTCCACATCATCCTGCCCCAGGCCCTGAAAACCATATTGCCGCCTTTGGCAGGCCAGTTTATCAACTTGATCAAGGACTCCTCCCTTTTGGGCCTGATCTCGGTGGTGGAACTGACCAAGGCCACACGTGAGGGCATCACCACCAGTCTCCAGACCTTTGAGCTCTGGTTTTTATGCGCTCTTCTCTACTTGAGCATGACCTTTACACTTTCCATGTTTGTTCAGTATCTGGAAAGGAGGACGTCCACAAAATGA
- a CDS encoding GntR family transcriptional regulator — protein sequence MKPRLNILSLREQVYEYLRTEMVTGILVPGSAINLNKIAQQLGISKTPLRDALIHLELEGFVTILPRRGVMVNALTLEDVKNAYDSIGIIEAAIVLDTYHRIKPAQITRLERLNQQMRKDIENDNFSNLFKTNLAFHDVINHLSDNPLLEKFILPIKHRLYDFQGQSYIPEWEMRNCDEHDQYIEFLKQKNPEAAAGVLKDIHWSYKVQESYIKQFYATSGNET from the coding sequence ATGAAACCACGGTTAAATATCTTATCATTGAGGGAACAGGTCTATGAATACCTGAGAACGGAAATGGTCACAGGAATTCTGGTTCCGGGCTCGGCCATCAACCTCAATAAAATTGCCCAGCAGCTGGGCATCAGCAAGACACCCTTGAGGGACGCCCTGATCCACCTTGAGCTGGAAGGCTTTGTCACCATCCTGCCCAGACGGGGGGTCATGGTCAATGCCCTGACCCTTGAAGATGTAAAAAATGCCTATGACAGTATCGGTATTATTGAAGCCGCCATTGTACTGGACACCTACCACAGGATAAAGCCGGCCCAGATCACCCGGCTGGAACGGCTGAACCAGCAGATGCGCAAAGATATTGAAAATGACAATTTTTCAAACCTGTTCAAAACCAACCTGGCCTTCCACGATGTGATCAATCATCTGTCTGACAACCCTTTGCTGGAAAAATTTATCCTTCCCATCAAACACAGGCTCTATGATTTTCAGGGACAAAGCTATATCCCGGAATGGGAAATGAGAAATTGCGACGAGCATGACCAGTATATTGAATTTCTCAAACAAAAGAACCCAGAAGCAGCGGCCGGGGTTCTCAAAGACATTCACTGGTCCTACAAGGTTCAAGAATCCTATATCAAACAATTTTACGCCACCTCCGGCAATGAAACATAA
- a CDS encoding N-acyl homoserine lactonase family protein, translating into MATQYTIHPIVMGTKVFDKSMMTYQHGQGQTYTIPIFTWVIKGGDKNILVDTGEMNPIQSEEREKAINGKIQTFEQGLARHGLSPSDIDIVIHTHLHMDHCENDYKCVNADFFVHEAELESVHNPHPLDYRYLEDFIDDVEENGQIRVVTRDMEIIDGIRVMHTPVHTRGGLTVLIDTPKGRAAITGFCIIDENYDPPPEIRGMEMDLIPPGTHVDVYKAYDIMARVKEAAAILIPLHEPRFASIETIGE; encoded by the coding sequence ATGGCCACCCAATATACCATTCACCCCATCGTCATGGGCACTAAGGTCTTTGACAAGAGCATGATGACCTATCAGCACGGACAGGGCCAAACCTATACCATCCCCATTTTCACCTGGGTGATCAAAGGCGGGGACAAAAATATCCTGGTGGATACAGGAGAAATGAATCCCATCCAGTCAGAGGAAAGGGAAAAGGCCATCAACGGAAAAATCCAAACCTTTGAACAGGGCCTTGCCCGTCACGGACTGAGTCCCTCAGACATTGATATCGTCATCCACACCCACCTTCACATGGACCATTGTGAAAACGATTATAAATGCGTAAACGCCGATTTTTTTGTCCACGAGGCAGAGTTGGAATCCGTTCACAATCCCCATCCCCTGGACTACAGGTATCTTGAAGATTTTATTGATGATGTGGAAGAAAACGGGCAGATCAGGGTGGTGACCCGGGATATGGAAATTATAGACGGCATTCGTGTCATGCACACCCCGGTCCACACCCGGGGCGGCCTTACCGTGCTCATTGACACGCCCAAGGGAAGGGCGGCCATTACCGGATTCTGCATCATTGATGAAAACTATGATCCCCCGCCTGAAATCCGTGGAATGGAAATGGACCTGATCCCGCCGGGCACCCATGTGGATGTATACAAGGCCTATGACATCATGGCCAGGGTCAAGGAGGCCGCAGCTATCCTCATCCCCCTTCATGAACCCAGGTTTGCCTCCATAGAAACGATCGGGGAATAA
- a CDS encoding AEC family transporter, producing the protein MIILNTLFPLFALLVLGCLLKSKGLTSDLFLKTSDKLVYYIFFPVMLFWKVVGSSTTAQSSTGLCLAGILAVGLVFIFSLIFIRKRKVIGFEAGSFSQACFRFNTYIGMAIVLETLGQEGVRHFGILIGFLIPAINVMAVSVLIWYSNQTLPLGEKAYFFLRALALNPLILGCVGGVIVSRIQVEIPIFLNNTFALVSSVTLPLALISIGGTLSFAGLARYKTQALAASCFKLLVLPLTGFAMLKVFGVEGVAFKTGMIFFCLPTSTALYVLSTQLNSDLELASTAIMVSTMLSFGSLSVALVL; encoded by the coding sequence ATGATTATTCTCAACACCCTTTTTCCTTTGTTTGCGCTCCTGGTGCTGGGCTGTCTGCTCAAATCCAAGGGGCTGACCTCAGATCTTTTTTTAAAGACTTCGGATAAACTGGTCTACTATATCTTTTTTCCTGTGATGCTTTTCTGGAAGGTGGTGGGATCTTCCACCACGGCCCAGTCCAGTACAGGGCTCTGCCTGGCCGGGATTCTGGCCGTGGGTTTGGTGTTTATATTCAGCCTGATTTTTATCCGAAAAAGAAAGGTGATTGGGTTCGAGGCCGGCTCTTTTTCCCAGGCCTGTTTTCGGTTCAACACCTACATCGGCATGGCCATTGTCCTGGAAACTTTGGGGCAGGAAGGGGTGAGGCATTTTGGGATTCTTATCGGGTTTCTCATACCGGCCATCAATGTGATGGCGGTTTCGGTTCTGATCTGGTATTCCAACCAGACCCTGCCCCTGGGAGAAAAAGCCTATTTTTTTCTCAGGGCCCTGGCCTTAAACCCATTGATCCTCGGATGTGTAGGCGGTGTTATCGTATCCAGAATCCAGGTGGAAATCCCTATTTTCCTCAACAACACCTTTGCCCTGGTCTCCTCTGTAACCCTGCCTTTGGCACTGATTTCCATTGGCGGCACCTTGAGTTTTGCAGGGCTTGCCAGGTACAAAACCCAAGCCCTTGCGGCATCCTGTTTCAAGCTGTTGGTTCTGCCTTTGACCGGATTTGCCATGCTCAAGGTGTTTGGGGTGGAAGGGGTTGCCTTTAAAACCGGGATGATCTTTTTCTGCCTGCCTACCTCAACCGCCCTGTATGTGCTGTCAACCCAGCTGAACTCAGATCTTGAGCTGGCATCAACCGCCATCATGGTCTCTACCATGCTGTCTTTTGGTTCATTGTCCGTGGCCCTGGTATTATAG
- a CDS encoding endonuclease/exonuclease/phosphatase, with translation MPKINLGWWNLENLFEHETASRDTALKSKLKSELKGWTAAIRDKKIAQLAKIIQMMFNGRGPALLGLCEAENESVVQRLANAVNLPARDYAVVSHESHDARGIDTSFILDLNELTVLSTHHQVVIKRSATRDIFWTRLRVNATGATFVAIANHWPARSAGQYLSEPFRILTGETHAYIVSCLLNKKRGGDPNLPLVSMGDFNDEPFNRSLQEYTLGTRDPGRVRHSKSGHLLNLMWPLMQGHDPGTYAYGSDWNMLDQFLVSKEMTKPGSPVRANHESLEIFKPAILKTKGGKPRKFSRPSAKRGADLEGFSDHFPITVELDV, from the coding sequence ATGCCCAAAATCAACCTTGGCTGGTGGAACCTGGAAAACCTGTTTGAGCACGAAACCGCATCCCGGGACACGGCACTTAAATCCAAACTCAAATCAGAACTCAAGGGATGGACCGCCGCAATCCGGGACAAAAAAATCGCCCAGCTCGCAAAAATTATCCAGATGATGTTCAATGGCAGAGGCCCGGCTCTGCTCGGTCTGTGTGAAGCGGAAAACGAATCTGTGGTCCAGCGACTTGCCAATGCCGTCAACCTTCCGGCCAGGGATTATGCCGTGGTCTCCCATGAATCCCATGATGCCCGGGGAATTGATACCTCATTTATCCTGGATCTCAACGAGCTCACAGTGTTAAGCACCCACCACCAGGTAGTGATCAAGCGCTCTGCAACCCGGGATATTTTCTGGACCCGCCTCAGGGTAAATGCCACGGGTGCCACCTTTGTGGCCATTGCCAATCACTGGCCGGCCCGGAGTGCGGGGCAGTATCTGTCCGAACCCTTCCGGATTCTGACCGGAGAAACCCATGCCTATATTGTATCCTGCCTTCTGAACAAAAAACGGGGAGGGGATCCAAACCTTCCCCTGGTATCCATGGGAGATTTCAACGATGAGCCCTTTAACCGGTCCCTTCAGGAATACACCCTGGGAACAAGGGATCCCGGCCGGGTTCGCCATTCCAAATCCGGACACCTGCTCAACCTGATGTGGCCCTTGATGCAGGGCCATGATCCCGGCACCTATGCATACGGCAGTGACTGGAATATGCTGGATCAATTCCTGGTTTCCAAAGAAATGACCAAACCCGGCAGTCCCGTAAGGGCAAATCATGAGAGCCTAGAGATATTCAAGCCCGCCATTTTAAAGACCAAGGGCGGTAAACCCAGAAAATTCAGCCGGCCGTCGGCCAAACGCGGGGCTGACCTTGAGGGATTTTCAGATCATTTCCCCATCACAGTTGAATTGGATGTATAA
- the cooS gene encoding anaerobic carbon-monoxide dehydrogenase catalytic subunit, translating to MASDKSTKKQVPASERTACEATRLMLDKARRDGVVIDLDRGYDMKPCPIGAESACCKHCYMGPCRLNPRDPYKKVGVCGATIDTIMARNLGRNVATGSSSHNDHGRHILELFKGIIEGKAKEFTIDDTLKLERVAKSLCIEVEGREVYEVAKDLCDELEKTFSNVSGEMPFTRRAPEATLEQWRKDGIVPRGAMLEIMEMMSRTHIGCDQDYKNITKQINRTALADGWGGSMVATELSDIMFGTPSPTLADVNMGVLKENHVNIIVNGHEPAMFEGMLAAVNDPFYIDQAIAKGAVGINLVGMCCSGAEMMSRHGVPHAGNFSSTEAVIVTGAVDAIVVDIQCIKQGLAEVSKCYDTHLITTNSRAHIEGATHIEFDELDPKASTDQILAKAIARFATRSMPVEIPQISQSGVHGFTHEYIEYMLGGSFRGSYSPLNENIINGRIRGVAGVVGCTNPKVKQDSVHVALVEELIKNDVLVLQTGCSQIALAKAGFLVPEAAPLAGPGLAEVCETVGMPPVLGLGSCVDNTRILIAASAMVKAGGLGNSIADLPVAGCAPEWMSEKALAIGQYFVASGVYTVFGVGFPSIKETKFHDLLFNGLEKQGYGKWGVAKDPIEIARMMIGHIDKKRKELGIDKARKRVLVDMSDRRDIA from the coding sequence ATGGCCAGTGATAAATCCACAAAAAAACAGGTTCCCGCTTCAGAAAGAACCGCTTGCGAAGCAACCCGGCTCATGCTGGACAAGGCAAGAAGGGACGGGGTGGTCATTGACCTTGACCGCGGATACGATATGAAGCCCTGCCCCATCGGGGCGGAATCTGCCTGCTGCAAACATTGCTACATGGGCCCCTGCCGCCTGAACCCCAGAGATCCCTATAAAAAAGTCGGGGTCTGCGGGGCCACCATCGACACCATCATGGCCAGGAACCTGGGCAGAAACGTTGCCACAGGATCTTCCTCCCACAATGACCATGGTCGGCACATTCTGGAGTTGTTCAAAGGCATTATCGAGGGAAAAGCAAAGGAATTTACCATTGACGACACCCTCAAACTGGAACGGGTCGCCAAATCATTGTGCATTGAGGTTGAGGGCCGGGAGGTCTATGAGGTGGCCAAGGATCTGTGCGATGAGCTGGAAAAAACATTTTCCAATGTAAGCGGAGAAATGCCCTTTACCCGGCGGGCACCCGAGGCCACTTTGGAACAATGGCGAAAAGACGGCATCGTTCCCAGGGGGGCCATGCTTGAAATCATGGAGATGATGAGCCGGACCCATATCGGCTGCGACCAGGACTATAAAAATATCACCAAACAGATCAACCGGACGGCACTGGCCGACGGATGGGGCGGTTCCATGGTGGCAACGGAATTATCCGATATCATGTTCGGCACCCCCTCTCCCACCCTGGCAGATGTCAACATGGGCGTGCTCAAGGAAAACCATGTCAACATCATTGTCAACGGCCATGAACCGGCCATGTTTGAAGGAATGCTGGCCGCGGTGAATGATCCGTTTTATATTGACCAGGCCATTGCCAAAGGGGCCGTGGGCATCAACCTTGTGGGCATGTGCTGTTCAGGAGCAGAGATGATGTCCCGCCACGGGGTGCCCCATGCCGGCAATTTCAGTTCAACAGAGGCCGTCATTGTCACCGGGGCCGTGGATGCCATCGTGGTGGATATCCAATGCATCAAACAGGGGCTGGCAGAGGTGAGCAAATGCTATGACACCCATTTGATTACCACCAATTCCCGTGCCCATATTGAAGGGGCCACCCATATTGAATTTGACGAACTTGACCCCAAAGCCAGTACCGACCAGATTCTGGCCAAGGCCATTGCCAGGTTTGCCACCCGGTCCATGCCCGTTGAAATTCCCCAGATCAGCCAGTCCGGGGTGCACGGGTTTACCCACGAGTATATCGAATATATGCTGGGCGGCAGTTTCAGAGGCTCTTACTCCCCCTTGAATGAAAACATTATCAACGGCCGAATCCGAGGGGTGGCAGGGGTTGTGGGCTGCACCAACCCCAAGGTAAAACAGGATTCCGTCCATGTGGCCCTGGTGGAAGAACTCATTAAAAATGATGTTTTGGTCCTCCAGACCGGATGTTCCCAAATTGCCCTGGCCAAGGCAGGGTTTCTTGTGCCGGAAGCCGCCCCCCTTGCAGGACCGGGCTTAGCAGAGGTCTGTGAAACCGTGGGCATGCCCCCGGTACTGGGGTTAGGCTCATGTGTGGACAACACAAGGATACTCATTGCCGCCTCAGCCATGGTCAAAGCCGGCGGTCTTGGCAATTCCATTGCCGACCTGCCCGTGGCCGGCTGCGCTCCGGAATGGATGAGCGAAAAGGCCCTGGCCATCGGCCAGTACTTTGTGGCCTCCGGTGTGTACACGGTCTTTGGAGTTGGATTCCCCTCGATCAAAGAGACCAAATTCCATGACCTGCTCTTTAACGGCCTTGAAAAACAAGGATATGGGAAATGGGGGGTGGCCAAAGACCCCATTGAAATCGCCCGGATGATGATTGGTCATATTGATAAGAAAAGAAAAGAGCTGGGCATTGACAAGGCAAGAAAACGGGTATTGGTGGATATGTCAGACCGAAGGGATATTGCCTGA
- a CDS encoding amino acid ABC transporter ATP-binding protein: MIEIKNIFKTFHVPHEVKALVDVTNTIKAGEVVVVIGPSGSGKSTFLRCLNRLETADHGQILVDGVDIFDPKTDINKVRMEMGMVFQSFNLFPHQSVQGNVTLAQKLVRKRTKKERDEKAMMLLEKVGIAEKALAYPSNLSGGQQQRVAIARALAMDPKIMLFDEPTSALDPEMIGEVLDVMKTLAKEGMTMVCVTHEMGFAREVADRVIFMDEGQIVEEGTPEQFYTNPGHDRTKLFLKQIL, translated from the coding sequence ATGATAGAAATAAAAAATATATTTAAGACATTTCACGTCCCCCATGAGGTCAAAGCCCTTGTGGATGTGACCAATACCATTAAAGCCGGAGAGGTGGTGGTGGTCATTGGTCCCTCAGGATCGGGCAAATCCACATTTCTTCGCTGTCTCAACCGCCTGGAAACCGCAGACCACGGTCAGATTCTGGTGGACGGGGTGGACATCTTTGATCCCAAAACAGATATCAACAAAGTCAGAATGGAAATGGGCATGGTGTTCCAGTCCTTTAACCTTTTCCCCCACCAGTCGGTTCAGGGCAATGTGACCCTGGCCCAGAAACTGGTCAGGAAAAGGACTAAAAAGGAGAGGGATGAAAAAGCCATGATGCTTCTTGAAAAAGTCGGGATTGCCGAAAAAGCCCTGGCCTATCCATCCAATCTCTCCGGCGGACAGCAGCAGCGGGTTGCCATTGCAAGGGCGCTTGCCATGGATCCTAAAATCATGCTCTTTGACGAACCCACCTCCGCCCTTGACCCTGAAATGATCGGCGAGGTTCTGGATGTGATGAAAACCCTGGCCAAAGAAGGCATGACCATGGTCTGCGTCACCCATGAGATGGGCTTTGCCCGGGAAGTGGCCGACCGGGTCATTTTCATGGACGAAGGCCAGATCGTTGAAGAGGGCACCCCGGAACAATTCTACACAAACCCCGGCCATGACCGGACCAAATTATTTCTTAAACAAATTCTATAA
- a CDS encoding TetR family transcriptional regulator, which yields MGRKSISHIRKPEILRHTYKVVEEEGFKGMTIGKIAKRMGVNSGLIIHYFKSKEGLIMEMVDFLYQSSMNQYLKELETLTTPKERMESLMEILFDTSGTLPQRDAVFWSCYAMGFRDDQIREKIKAMMIKFIDFGVKEIQGWENTGLASVEDKAKAAAKILALSEGFGILRNSIDDPETIQEVARFMKETTLNTLNCRSSID from the coding sequence ATGGGTCGAAAAAGCATATCACATATCAGAAAACCTGAAATTCTGAGACATACCTATAAAGTCGTTGAAGAAGAAGGCTTTAAAGGAATGACCATCGGCAAGATTGCCAAACGGATGGGCGTAAACTCTGGACTGATCATCCATTATTTCAAAAGTAAAGAAGGGCTGATCATGGAAATGGTGGATTTTCTCTACCAATCCTCCATGAACCAGTATCTCAAAGAACTGGAGACTTTGACCACTCCCAAGGAGAGGATGGAAAGCCTTATGGAAATCCTCTTTGACACCAGCGGCACACTTCCCCAGAGGGATGCCGTGTTCTGGTCCTGCTACGCCATGGGCTTTCGAGATGACCAGATCAGGGAAAAGATCAAGGCCATGATGATCAAATTCATTGACTTTGGTGTGAAAGAAATCCAAGGATGGGAAAACACGGGACTTGCCAGCGTGGAAGACAAGGCAAAAGCCGCCGCCAAAATCCTGGCCCTGTCAGAAGGGTTCGGCATCTTGAGAAATTCAATTGATGATCCGGAAACCATTCAAGAGGTTGCCAGGTTCATGAAAGAGACCACCCTCAATACCCTGAACTGCAGGTCGTCCATTGACTAA